A stretch of DNA from Coccidioides posadasii str. Silveira chromosome 4, complete sequence:
ATTTTAAGCGGGCGATCAGGGACCTTGGCGAGGTCTTTCCGCCATGGAATTGGCAGAGCTCGATGTTCCCGTTCCCAGGGTTTGTCAGAAATAAATGCGTCCATGAAAAACTCCAAGCTGTTTAAAGTGGTTGTCAGGGGGCCGGGGACCGGTGGCACGATATGGGCTTGGTTGCTCCTAAGAATACCCCGTTAGAATACAAGACCTTTTTCGAATATGGTAAAAGACGCATCATACATAGATTTCTCCCATGGGATGCGGCCGACGGACGGCATCATGCTGTACAGCCCTTGCAGCGTTGCAGGAATTCGAATAGATCCACCAATATCGGTTCCGATTCCAATGATGCTGCCTTGCGCACCAATGATGGCTCCTTCGCCCCCGGAACTGCCACCAGATATGAGCTTTATGTTGAATGCGTTCACTGATTGCCCAAACACATGGTTGTATGAATCCGACATCTATATTCTAGTTGTCAATAGCCATAGTTTTGCGAGGGTGCTGGGGCGTATGAACGTACCATGAGGGACTGGGGTATATTGGTCTTACAATATATTACTGCCCCCATTGAGAGAAGCAGCTCTGCCACGCAACCATTTCTTGGAGCAGGCTTGCCAATCATTCCAACCCATCCTAAGTCGATATTAGAAACAAAAGGATTAATTTGCTACAGCGGCAGAGGTGATCGGTAGAAAAATCACATACCCAACGTGGTATCTATTCCTTCAACGTCAAATCCATCTTTTATGGAAATTGGTAATCCATGTAACGGCCCTTTAAGCTTCCCCGTCTTCTCTAAATGTTCGTCGAGGGCCTTTGCGCAAGCCAGTGCTCGATCAAAGAACAGCTCCGTACAGCAGTTAATTAGTTGATGAGCAATAGCAGCTCTCTTGCAAAATGCCAGTGCAATCTGTTCGCTGGATATCTCGCGGCTGGCGATCTTAGACAGGAGGACTGTGGCATCTTGGATACTGGTTATAGCTTTCTCGTCTGGGGTGAGCAAATTAGAGGAATCTATGAACTCTTTGGCGTCCGCTACGTTTGGTGGAACGGAAGAGGAGAGATGCCATTCTCTGGGAATGGCATTCTTCTGCTGGGCTCGCTTTTCTAAGACGGCCGGTTTCCAATGAGGCTGTGTCATTATCTTCGGTGTAGAAGCGCTCCGCTCTATATCTACTGTTAACAACTTTTTACTGGGAAAACGTGAATCTAAGGGACGAAAGTcaaagaaaccaaaaaaTGAATTGCTATATAAAGCGCTTTAATCAAActtggaagaagaaaaacaaggTGTATGCATTCCGGTCGTGTGGGAGATATTGGGGTTGACATGTTACGAGCTTCGGCATTTCGGTCGTTTGAGAGCATCAGCCCGGCGGGGTAGACCCGATTTCGGCTAGTTAAACACGAGCAGCGAGTGCACATAACTACTCTACACACAACTGGAACTCGAATTACCGTCATACTACGGAGAGTTGAATAGAAGATTTTGTATTTTCAAAATCATTATTGCTATACGGAATGCTAGTCACGAGCAGGCGACTCGATCTcggaagtacggagtagattaCGGGCAAATGCAAAtataactaactagttaactctCCCGCTAATAGCAACGCCACTACCAACAGATTGGTTTTGGTAAAAGCCCACCTAGGAGCAAGAAATCTGCGGTCCACCCCGTTGACTGCC
This window harbors:
- a CDS encoding uncharacterized protein (EggNog:ENOG410PFMP~COG:I,J,T); this encodes MTQPHWKPAVLEKRAQQKNAIPREWHLSSSVPPNVADAKEFIDSSNLLTPDEKAITSIQDATVLLSKIASREISSEQIALAFCKRAAIAHQLINCCTELFFDRALACAKALDEHLEKTGKLKGPLHGLPISIKDGFDVEGIDTTLGWVGMIGKPAPRNGCVAELLLSMGAVIYCKTNIPQSLMMSDSYNHVFGQSVNAFNIKLISGGSSGGEGAIIGAQGSIIGIGTDIGGSIRIPATLQGLYSMMPSVGRIPWEKSMSNQAHIVPPVPGPLTTTLNSLEFFMDAFISDKPWEREHRALPIPWRKDLAKVPDRPLKIGIVFDDGVVKPQPPVARALREVAEKFRRAGHEVVEWDTSSHVKGLHLWLKAVLADGGAECERLCKLVNEPLIQGMLVGREKDNLTRAERQELDKQKHEYRTEFLSQWNESGIDALIMPVLPWVGYTPKTWVESKQWLGYTAIWNLLDYAVATVPVTKVDPSLDVPGDEWKNYKPRNESDAFNHQQYDLDLVKGMPICVQIITGRFGEEKAVAVAKVMDSL